The Sulfuricurvum sp. IAE1 genome includes a region encoding these proteins:
- a CDS encoding OmpP1/FadL family transporter, whose translation MKRSIKLAVAAAVALTATSAFATNGDHLIGTGAKARGMGGVGIGMSHGAESALTNPALISTVKGTEVSFGGTIFMPDVESTTGEGFKKSNADLSVIPEVSLAQKVSENFTWGIGMFGTAGMGVDYRSQTGGTFNNYKMVTNLQLMQFAVPLAYSDSGVSVGIAPVLQYGSLDINYRTPAGVDSTTQGVAQDFGAGYNIGLAYETNGLTVGVSYKSAIDMVYDGQLSKATVQFGMNGGAGHGDNLEQPAEIGAGLSYTTDGHTFAFDYKRIKWSDAKGYKTFGWDDQNVYMFGYQYAQDNWALRAGYNYAKSPIKEQFGTDAAAKNMFNLLGFPGIVEKHYTVGGSYAFTKMTSLDLAYVYADEKQDTFATTGMTADNKTSTKHSQQGISAQLNFNF comes from the coding sequence ATGAAACGTTCAATCAAACTTGCCGTAGCGGCTGCTGTGGCGCTTACTGCAACATCCGCATTCGCGACAAATGGTGACCACCTGATCGGTACCGGTGCAAAAGCACGCGGTATGGGGGGCGTCGGTATCGGTATGAGTCACGGTGCTGAGTCGGCTCTGACCAACCCTGCACTGATTTCTACTGTTAAAGGTACGGAAGTATCGTTCGGCGGTACAATTTTCATGCCGGATGTTGAATCGACTACAGGCGAAGGTTTCAAAAAAAGCAATGCCGACCTGAGTGTTATCCCTGAAGTGTCTCTTGCCCAGAAAGTTTCTGAAAACTTTACATGGGGTATCGGTATGTTCGGTACAGCCGGAATGGGTGTTGACTACCGTTCACAAACCGGCGGTACTTTCAACAACTATAAAATGGTTACCAACCTTCAGTTGATGCAGTTTGCCGTTCCTTTGGCGTATTCTGACAGCGGCGTATCGGTCGGTATCGCACCGGTTCTCCAGTACGGTTCATTGGACATTAACTACCGGACACCTGCAGGTGTTGACAGTACGACACAAGGTGTTGCGCAGGATTTCGGCGCCGGTTATAACATCGGTTTGGCCTATGAAACCAACGGTCTGACGGTGGGTGTTTCGTACAAATCGGCAATCGATATGGTATACGACGGGCAGCTTTCCAAAGCAACGGTTCAATTCGGTATGAACGGCGGTGCCGGACATGGAGACAACCTCGAGCAGCCTGCTGAAATCGGTGCGGGTCTTTCGTACACGACGGACGGGCATACATTCGCATTCGATTACAAAAGAATCAAATGGTCCGACGCAAAAGGGTATAAAACATTCGGATGGGATGATCAGAATGTCTACATGTTCGGTTACCAGTATGCGCAGGACAACTGGGCTCTCCGCGCCGGTTACAACTACGCAAAAAGCCCGATTAAAGAGCAGTTCGGTACCGATGCCGCCGCCAAAAATATGTTCAATCTCCTCGGGTTCCCCGGTATTGTTGAAAAACACTATACTGTAGGTGGAAGCTATGCGTTTACCAAAATGACGTCACTCGATCTGGCGTATGTTTATGCAGACGAAAAACAAGATACGTTTGCGACAACAGGTATGACTGCTGACAACAAAACTTCGACAAAACACAGCCAGCAGGGCATCAGCGCTCAGCTCAACTTCAACTTCTAA